The Pseudomonas orientalis genome contains a region encoding:
- the tsaE gene encoding tRNA (adenosine(37)-N6)-threonylcarbamoyltransferase complex ATPase subunit type 1 TsaE yields MSEVIFFLADEEAMVDLGRRIAQVTAGAGLIFLEGDLGAGKTTLSRGIIRGLGHAGAVKSPTFTLVEPYEIGNIRAFHFDLYRLVDPEELEFMGIRDYFDEDALCLIEWPNKGTGFLPKPDMTITITPHEHGRQLKLLPQSVRGQSWCAALALEFK; encoded by the coding sequence GTGTCTGAAGTGATTTTTTTCCTGGCCGATGAGGAGGCCATGGTCGACCTGGGCCGGCGCATTGCCCAGGTCACGGCCGGGGCGGGGCTGATCTTCCTCGAGGGCGACCTGGGGGCGGGCAAGACCACGCTGTCCCGGGGCATCATTCGCGGTTTGGGGCATGCCGGTGCGGTAAAAAGTCCGACGTTCACCCTGGTCGAACCCTATGAGATCGGTAATATTCGCGCTTTCCACTTCGACCTCTATCGCCTGGTGGACCCCGAAGAGCTGGAATTCATGGGCATCCGTGATTATTTCGACGAAGACGCGTTATGCCTGATCGAGTGGCCAAATAAAGGCACAGGCTTTTTGCCAAAGCCGGACATGACCATTACCATTACGCCGCATGAGCACGGACGTCAGTTGAAGTTGTTGCCCCAGAGCGTGCGCGGCCAGTCGTGGTGCGCCGCTTTGGCACTGGAATTCAAATAA
- a CDS encoding N-acetylmuramoyl-L-alanine amidase: MRFRALVAVVGVLLAAMTVNALAASQVKSVRLWRAPDNTRLVFDLSGPVQHSVFTLTAPDRLVIDINGASLAAPLKVSTANTPITAMRSAQRTPTDLRVVIDLKKAVTPKSFSLAPNAQYGNRLVVDLFDNPADAAPPPVPTPSVATVPAVPVNPSQPQVKLPPPPPAPAGKRDIIVVIDAGHGGEDPGASGSRGQHEKDVVLAIARELQRQVNGMKGYRAELTRTGDYFIPLRGRTEIARKKGADLFVSIHADAAPSSAAFGASVFALSDRGATSETARWLADSENRSDLIGGAGNVSLDDKDKMLAGVLLDLSMTASLTSSLNVGQKVLSNIGRVTSLHKQRVEQAGFMVLKSPDIPSILVETGFISNANEASKLASASHQQALARSISAGVRQFFQQNPPPGTYIAWLRDSGKIAQGPRDHRVQPGDTVAMLAVRFQVTPAALRSANNLKTDELKIGQVLTIPGTELAAQ; encoded by the coding sequence ATGCGCTTTCGCGCGTTGGTTGCTGTCGTGGGGGTGTTGCTTGCGGCAATGACTGTCAATGCTCTGGCTGCTTCACAGGTGAAAAGTGTTCGCCTGTGGCGGGCGCCGGATAACACGCGACTGGTGTTCGACCTGTCTGGCCCGGTCCAGCACAGCGTCTTTACCCTCACGGCGCCTGATCGCCTGGTGATCGACATCAACGGTGCGAGCCTGGCGGCGCCGCTGAAGGTCTCCACCGCCAACACACCCATTACCGCCATGCGCTCGGCCCAGCGCACGCCGACCGATCTGCGCGTGGTCATCGACCTGAAAAAGGCCGTGACCCCCAAAAGCTTTTCCCTGGCGCCCAACGCTCAATATGGCAACCGCCTGGTGGTCGACCTGTTCGACAACCCCGCGGATGCCGCGCCGCCGCCTGTGCCGACGCCCAGCGTGGCGACGGTGCCTGCGGTGCCGGTCAACCCCTCGCAACCGCAGGTCAAGCTGCCGCCGCCGCCGCCCGCTCCGGCAGGCAAGCGCGACATTATCGTGGTGATCGACGCCGGTCACGGTGGCGAAGACCCGGGCGCCTCCGGTTCGCGCGGCCAGCATGAAAAAGACGTGGTGCTGGCCATCGCCCGCGAACTGCAGCGCCAGGTCAACGGCATGAAAGGCTATCGAGCCGAACTGACCCGTACCGGCGACTACTTCATTCCATTGCGTGGGCGTACTGAAATCGCCCGCAAGAAGGGTGCGGACCTGTTCGTCTCGATTCACGCCGACGCAGCACCTTCCAGTGCCGCTTTCGGTGCGTCGGTGTTTGCCCTGTCGGATCGTGGCGCCACCTCCGAGACTGCCCGTTGGCTGGCCGACAGCGAAAACCGTTCCGACCTGATCGGCGGGGCCGGCAACGTGTCCCTCGACGACAAGGACAAAATGCTCGCCGGCGTATTGCTCGACCTGTCGATGACCGCCTCGCTGACGTCCAGCCTGAACGTCGGCCAGAAAGTCCTCAGCAACATCGGCCGGGTCACGTCGCTGCACAAACAGCGCGTGGAACAAGCCGGGTTCATGGTGTTGAAGTCGCCGGATATCCCGTCGATCCTGGTCGAGACCGGATTCATTTCCAACGCCAACGAGGCATCCAAACTCGCCAGTGCCAGCCACCAGCAGGCCTTGGCGCGCTCGATCAGCGCCGGTGTGCGTCAGTTCTTCCAACAGAACCCGCCACCGGGCACTTACATCGCCTGGTTGCGTGATTCCGGCAAAATTGCCCAAGGCCCGCGCGACCACCGCGTGCAGCCCGGCGACACCGTGGCCATGCTGGCCGTACGTTTCCAAGTCACGCCCGCCGCTTTGCGCAGCGCCAACAACCTGAAAACCGATGAGCTGAAAATCGGCCAGGTGTTGACCATCCCGGGCACCGAATTGGCGGCGCAGTAA
- the mutL gene encoding DNA mismatch repair endonuclease MutL, whose amino-acid sequence MSESVLNSGSRIELLSPRLANQIAAGEVVERPASVIKELLENSIDSGAKRIDVDVEQGGVKLLRVRDDGSGISSDDLPLALARHATSKIRDLEDLERVMSLGFRGEALASISSVARLTLTSRTRGAEQAWQVETEGRDMAPRVQPAAHPVGTSVEVRDLFFNTPARRKFLKAEKTEFDHLQEVIKRLALARFDVAFHLRHNGKTILSLHEANDDAARARRVAAVCGAGFLEQALPIEIERNGLRLWGWVGLPTFSRSQADLQYFFVNGRAVRDKLVAHAVRQAYRDVLFNGRHPTFVLFFEVDPSVVDVNVHPTKHEVRFRDGRMVHDFLYGTLHRALGDVRPDDQLSAPIVTAVVRPSGPEAGEFGPQGEMSLAANLLQSPQQPNYTAPNAGAGAGYQYQYTPRPQSTVPVAEAQAAYREFFAPLPGAEPGTVALPEGGGDIPPLGYALAQLKGIYILAENAHGLVLVDMHAAHERIMYERLKIAMASEGLSGQPLLVPESLAVSQREADCAEEHHGVFQKLGFELQRLGPETLAIRQIPALLKQAEANRLVADVLADLMEYGTSDRIQAHINELLGTMACHGAIRANRRLALPEMNGLLRDMENTERSGQCNHGRPTWTQMGLDDLDKLFLRGR is encoded by the coding sequence ATGAGCGAATCTGTCTTGAATAGCGGCTCGCGTATCGAATTGCTCAGCCCGCGTCTGGCGAACCAGATCGCTGCGGGCGAGGTGGTTGAGCGTCCGGCCTCGGTGATCAAGGAGCTGCTGGAAAACAGCATCGACTCCGGCGCCAAGCGCATCGACGTGGACGTGGAGCAGGGCGGCGTCAAGCTGCTGCGGGTGCGGGACGATGGCAGCGGCATCTCGTCCGATGACCTGCCGCTGGCCCTGGCCCGTCACGCCACCAGCAAGATCCGCGACCTCGAAGACCTTGAGCGGGTGATGAGCCTGGGCTTTCGCGGTGAGGCCCTGGCCTCTATCAGCTCGGTGGCGCGCTTGACCCTGACCTCGCGCACACGTGGCGCCGAGCAGGCCTGGCAAGTAGAAACCGAAGGCCGCGACATGGCGCCCCGGGTCCAGCCGGCAGCTCATCCGGTGGGCACCTCGGTGGAAGTGCGCGACCTGTTCTTCAACACCCCGGCGCGGCGCAAATTCCTCAAGGCCGAAAAAACCGAATTCGACCACCTGCAGGAAGTCATCAAGCGCCTGGCCCTGGCGCGTTTCGATGTGGCGTTCCATCTGCGCCACAACGGCAAGACCATCCTCAGCCTGCACGAAGCCAATGACGACGCCGCGCGTGCGCGGCGTGTGGCGGCAGTCTGCGGAGCCGGCTTTCTGGAGCAGGCGCTGCCCATAGAGATTGAACGCAATGGTTTGCGCCTGTGGGGTTGGGTCGGTTTGCCGACCTTCTCCCGCAGCCAGGCGGACTTGCAGTATTTCTTCGTGAATGGCCGGGCAGTGCGCGACAAGCTGGTGGCCCATGCGGTGCGCCAGGCCTACCGCGACGTGTTGTTCAACGGGCGGCATCCGACCTTTGTGCTGTTTTTTGAGGTCGACCCCTCGGTCGTCGATGTCAATGTGCACCCGACCAAGCATGAAGTGCGCTTCCGTGATGGGCGCATGGTGCATGACTTCCTGTACGGCACCTTGCACCGCGCCTTGGGCGATGTGCGTCCGGATGATCAGTTGTCGGCGCCCATCGTGACGGCGGTCGTTCGCCCAAGCGGCCCTGAGGCCGGTGAGTTCGGCCCCCAGGGCGAAATGAGCCTGGCCGCCAACTTGCTGCAATCTCCGCAGCAGCCCAATTACACGGCACCCAACGCGGGCGCCGGCGCCGGTTATCAGTATCAATACACCCCGCGTCCGCAATCGACCGTGCCGGTGGCCGAGGCCCAGGCGGCGTACCGTGAGTTCTTCGCGCCGCTGCCCGGGGCCGAGCCAGGCACAGTTGCCCTGCCGGAGGGTGGCGGTGATATTCCACCGTTGGGCTACGCGCTGGCACAACTCAAGGGCATCTACATCCTTGCGGAAAATGCCCACGGCCTGGTGCTGGTGGACATGCATGCGGCTCACGAGCGGATTATGTACGAGCGCCTGAAGATCGCCATGGCCAGTGAAGGGCTCAGTGGCCAGCCACTGCTGGTGCCCGAATCCCTGGCGGTCAGCCAGCGTGAAGCCGATTGCGCCGAAGAGCACCACGGTGTGTTCCAGAAGCTGGGCTTCGAACTGCAACGCCTGGGCCCGGAAACCCTGGCGATCCGCCAGATTCCTGCGCTGCTCAAGCAAGCCGAAGCCAACCGTCTGGTGGCCGACGTACTGGCGGACCTGATGGAGTACGGCACCAGCGACCGTATCCAGGCGCATATCAATGAACTGCTCGGCACCATGGCCTGCCACGGCGCCATCCGCGCCAACCGTCGCCTGGCCCTGCCGGAAATGAACGGCCTGCTGCGCGACATGGAAAACACCGAGCGCAGCGGCCAATGCAACCATGGCCGACCGACCTGGACCCAGATGGGCCTGGATGATCTGGACAAACTGTTCCTGCGCGGTCGCTGA
- the miaA gene encoding tRNA (adenosine(37)-N6)-dimethylallyltransferase MiaA yields the protein MSALPPAIFLMGPTAAGKTDLAIELTRVLPCELISVDSALVYRDMDIGTAKPSKEVLAQHPHRLIDIIDPAQSYSAADFRTDALAAMAEITARGNIPLLVGGTMLYYKALQEGLADMPPADAQVRAELEEEAARLGWQALHDQLAAVDPVSAARIHPNDPQRLSRALEVWRVSGQTMTEHRLKQTAQSADAGASGRSQLPYTVANLAIAPANRQVLHERIAQRFTNMLEQGFVEEVVALRSRGNLHPGLPSIRAVGYRQVWDHLDGKLTSAEMQERGIIATRQLAKRQFTWLRSWSDLHWLDSLDSDNLSRALKYLGTVSILS from the coding sequence ATGAGTGCCTTACCCCCCGCGATCTTCCTGATGGGCCCCACGGCCGCCGGCAAGACCGACCTGGCCATCGAACTGACCAGGGTCCTGCCGTGCGAGCTGATCAGTGTGGACTCTGCCCTGGTTTACCGGGACATGGACATCGGCACGGCCAAGCCTTCGAAAGAGGTGCTGGCGCAGCATCCGCATCGGTTGATCGACATTATCGACCCGGCCCAGAGCTATTCGGCTGCGGACTTCCGTACCGACGCCCTGGCCGCCATGGCAGAGATCACCGCGCGGGGTAACATCCCGTTGCTGGTCGGCGGCACGATGCTCTACTACAAGGCTTTGCAGGAAGGCCTGGCGGATATGCCGCCGGCCGATGCCCAGGTGCGCGCCGAACTCGAAGAAGAGGCCGCACGCCTTGGCTGGCAAGCCCTGCACGATCAGTTGGCGGCGGTGGATCCGGTGTCGGCGGCGCGCATTCACCCCAATGACCCCCAGCGTCTCTCCCGTGCCCTGGAAGTCTGGCGTGTCAGTGGCCAGACCATGACTGAACACAGGCTGAAACAAACTGCGCAAAGTGCTGATGCAGGCGCATCTGGCCGGTCACAATTGCCCTATACTGTGGCGAACCTGGCCATCGCTCCGGCAAATCGCCAGGTGCTGCATGAACGAATTGCACAAAGATTCACAAATATGTTGGAACAGGGGTTTGTGGAGGAGGTCGTAGCACTGCGTTCAAGAGGTAATCTGCATCCGGGGTTGCCTTCGATACGTGCTGTAGGCTACCGCCAAGTCTGGGATCATCTGGATGGCAAGCTGACGTCAGCCGAAATGCAGGAGCGCGGCATCATTGCCACGCGCCAATTGGCGAAGCGCCAGTTCACCTGGCTGCGCAGCTGGAGCGATTTGCACTGGCTGGACAGCCTGGACAGCGACAATCTGTCACGCGCCTTGAAATACCTGGGAACGGTCTCCATATTGAGCTGA
- the hfq gene encoding RNA chaperone Hfq has translation MSKGHSLQDPYLNTLRKEKVGVSIYLVNGIKLQGTIESFDQFVILLKNTVSQMVYKHAISTVVPVRPIRLPSAAGDEAADAEPGNA, from the coding sequence ATGTCAAAAGGGCATTCGCTACAAGACCCTTACTTGAATACCTTACGTAAAGAGAAAGTGGGGGTTTCCATTTATCTGGTCAACGGTATCAAGTTGCAAGGTACGATCGAGTCGTTCGACCAGTTCGTGATCCTGCTGAAAAACACCGTCAGCCAGATGGTTTACAAACACGCTATCTCGACAGTCGTCCCTGTTCGTCCAATCCGTCTGCCTAGCGCAGCCGGTGATGAAGCAGCTGACGCTGAGCCAGGTAACGCCTGA
- the hflX gene encoding ribosome rescue GTPase HflX, with the protein MFFERHGGGERVILVHLDGQDPEAREDPQEFQELANSAGAETVAFFNVPRHRPTAKYLIGSGKVEELRDLVHAEEADLVIFNHVLTPSQERNLERVFECRVIDRTGLILDIFAQRARTHEGKLQVELAQLDHMSTRLVRGWTHLERQGGGIGMRGPGETQLETDRRLLRVRLRQIKGRLEKVRSQREQSRRGRSRADIPTVSLVGYTNAGKSTLFNNVTKSDVYAADQLFATLDPTLRRLDLDDLGPIVLADTVGFIRHLPHKLVEAFRSTLEESSNSDLLLHVIDAAEPDRMLQIEQVMLVLGEIGAQDLPILEVYNKLDLLEGVEPQIQRDENGRPQRVWLSARDGSGLELLEQAIAELLGGDLFVGTLRLPQRFARLRAQFFELGAVQKEEHDEEGVSLLAVRLPRAELNRLVSREGVVPAEFIEQHTLQ; encoded by the coding sequence TTGTTCTTTGAGCGCCACGGTGGTGGTGAGCGAGTAATCCTCGTTCACTTGGATGGACAGGACCCTGAGGCGCGCGAAGATCCGCAGGAGTTTCAGGAGTTGGCAAATTCGGCCGGCGCCGAGACCGTTGCGTTTTTTAACGTGCCGCGTCATCGGCCAACCGCCAAATACCTGATTGGCAGCGGCAAGGTCGAAGAATTGCGCGACCTGGTCCATGCCGAAGAAGCCGATCTGGTGATCTTCAATCACGTCCTCACGCCGAGTCAGGAGCGTAACCTCGAACGTGTCTTCGAGTGTCGCGTGATCGACCGCACCGGCCTGATTCTCGATATCTTCGCCCAACGCGCGCGTACCCATGAAGGCAAGCTCCAGGTCGAACTGGCCCAGCTTGACCACATGAGCACCCGGCTGGTTCGCGGCTGGACGCACCTTGAGCGCCAGGGCGGCGGCATCGGCATGCGTGGCCCGGGTGAAACCCAGCTGGAAACCGACCGACGTCTGTTGCGGGTTCGCCTGCGCCAGATCAAGGGCCGCCTGGAGAAAGTCCGCAGCCAGCGCGAGCAATCGCGCCGTGGCCGTTCCCGTGCCGATATCCCCACCGTGTCCCTGGTGGGCTATACCAACGCGGGCAAGTCCACGCTGTTCAATAACGTCACCAAGTCGGACGTGTACGCGGCCGACCAACTGTTCGCGACGCTCGACCCGACCCTGCGCCGCCTGGATCTTGACGACCTGGGGCCGATTGTCCTGGCCGATACGGTAGGTTTCATTCGTCATTTGCCGCACAAGCTGGTCGAGGCATTTCGGTCTACGCTCGAAGAGTCGAGCAATTCCGACCTGCTGTTGCACGTGATCGATGCGGCCGAGCCGGATCGCATGCTGCAGATCGAGCAGGTGATGCTGGTGCTGGGCGAGATTGGTGCCCAGGACTTGCCGATCCTCGAGGTGTATAACAAACTCGATTTGCTTGAAGGCGTCGAGCCGCAAATCCAGCGCGATGAGAATGGCAGACCCCAGCGGGTCTGGCTGTCGGCGCGTGATGGCAGTGGCCTTGAATTGCTTGAGCAAGCCATCGCCGAGTTGCTCGGCGGCGATTTGTTCGTGGGCACCTTGCGCTTGCCGCAGCGTTTTGCTCGACTGCGTGCACAGTTTTTCGAGCTGGGCGCGGTACAGAAAGAAGAACACGACGAAGAAGGTGTCAGCTTGCTGGCCGTTCGATTGCCACGCGCGGAGCTCAATCGACTGGTCAGTCGCGAGGGTGTTGTACCGGCGGAGTTCATCGAACAACACACTTTGCAATAA
- the hflK gene encoding FtsH protease activity modulator HflK, giving the protein MAWNEPGGNSNNQDPWGGKRRNNGDRKGPPDLDEAFRKLQESLNGLFGGGKKRGGDEGGRTSKGGGYGLLGLGLVVLAAVWLYSAVYVVDEQEQAVVLRFGKYYETVGPGLNIYFPPIDKKYMENVTRERAYTKQGQMLTEDENIVEVPLTVQYKITNLQDFVLNVDQPEISLQHATESALRHVVGSTAMDQVLTEGRELMASEIKERLQRFLDTYRTGITVTQVNVQSAAAPREVQEAFDDVIRAREDEQRSRNQAETYANGVVPEARGQAQRILEDANGYRDEVVSRAKGEADRFTKLVAEYRKAPEVTRERLYLDTMQEVFSNTSKVLVTGSKGGQNNLLYLPLDKMIEGGRSGTSAPSTGSNAAANEASARAAADLLQQQTRTRESR; this is encoded by the coding sequence ATGGCTTGGAATGAGCCGGGTGGCAACTCGAATAATCAGGATCCTTGGGGTGGTAAGCGCCGCAATAATGGCGACCGCAAGGGGCCACCGGATCTCGACGAGGCCTTCCGAAAGCTGCAGGAAAGCCTGAATGGGTTGTTCGGTGGTGGGAAAAAACGCGGTGGTGACGAGGGTGGTCGCACAAGCAAGGGCGGCGGCTATGGCCTGCTGGGCCTGGGTCTTGTCGTGCTCGCGGCCGTCTGGCTGTACAGCGCGGTCTACGTGGTGGACGAGCAGGAGCAAGCCGTCGTGCTGCGCTTCGGCAAGTATTACGAGACGGTCGGGCCAGGCCTGAACATCTATTTCCCGCCGATCGACAAGAAGTACATGGAGAACGTCACGCGTGAGCGTGCCTACACCAAGCAGGGCCAGATGCTGACTGAAGACGAGAACATCGTCGAAGTGCCGCTGACCGTGCAGTACAAGATCACCAACCTGCAGGACTTCGTGCTGAACGTCGATCAGCCGGAAATCAGCCTGCAACACGCAACCGAAAGCGCCCTGCGCCACGTGGTCGGTTCTACCGCCATGGACCAGGTACTGACCGAAGGGCGTGAATTGATGGCCAGCGAAATCAAGGAGCGCCTCCAACGTTTCCTCGATACCTATCGCACCGGTATCACCGTCACCCAGGTCAACGTACAGAGCGCAGCCGCACCGCGTGAAGTGCAGGAAGCCTTTGACGACGTGATCCGCGCCCGTGAAGACGAGCAGCGTTCGCGCAACCAGGCTGAGACCTACGCCAACGGCGTGGTGCCGGAAGCTCGTGGTCAGGCCCAGCGCATCCTCGAGGATGCCAACGGTTACCGCGACGAAGTGGTCTCCCGCGCCAAGGGTGAGGCGGACCGCTTCACCAAGCTGGTTGCCGAGTACCGCAAGGCGCCCGAGGTTACTCGTGAGCGTCTGTACCTGGACACCATGCAGGAAGTCTTCAGCAACACCAGCAAGGTTCTCGTGACCGGCAGCAAGGGCGGGCAGAACAACCTGCTGTACCTGCCGCTGGACAAGATGATCGAAGGTGGGCGTAGCGGCACCAGCGCGCCGTCCACCGGTTCGAATGCTGCTGCCAACGAAGCGAGCGCCCGTGCGGCCGCTGACTTGCTGCAACAGCAAACACGTACCAGGGAGAGCCGTTGA
- the hflC gene encoding protease modulator HflC, with product MSNKSLTALIVGVVVVIAAWNCFYIVAQTERAVLLQFGRVVQADVQPGLHVKVPYVNQVRKFDARLMTLDAPTQRFLTLEKKAVMVDAYAKWRVKDAERFYTATSGLKQIADERLSRRLESGLRDQFGKRTLHEVVSGERDALMADITRSLNTMAEKELGIEVVDVRVKAIDLPKEVNRSVFERMSTEREREAREHRAKGNELAEGIRADADRQRRVLLAEAYRESEEARGDGDAQAAAIYAKAYGQDQEFYAFYRSLRAYRESFANKTDVLVLDPSSDFFRYLEKSK from the coding sequence ATGAGCAATAAATCGCTGACCGCCCTGATTGTGGGCGTCGTCGTGGTCATCGCTGCCTGGAACTGCTTCTACATCGTCGCTCAGACCGAGCGCGCGGTGCTGCTGCAATTCGGTCGCGTGGTCCAGGCGGATGTCCAGCCGGGCCTGCATGTGAAAGTCCCCTACGTCAATCAGGTGCGCAAGTTCGACGCGCGCCTGATGACTCTGGATGCACCGACACAGCGCTTCCTGACCCTGGAAAAGAAAGCCGTGATGGTTGACGCCTACGCAAAGTGGCGCGTCAAGGATGCCGAGCGTTTCTACACCGCGACTTCCGGCCTCAAGCAGATTGCCGACGAGCGTTTGTCGCGCCGTCTGGAGTCGGGCCTGCGTGACCAGTTTGGTAAGCGCACCCTGCACGAGGTGGTATCCGGTGAACGCGATGCGCTGATGGCTGACATCACTCGTTCGCTGAACACCATGGCGGAGAAAGAACTGGGTATCGAAGTGGTCGATGTCCGGGTCAAGGCTATTGACCTGCCCAAGGAAGTGAACCGCAGCGTGTTCGAGCGCATGAGCACCGAGCGTGAGCGTGAAGCCCGTGAGCACCGCGCCAAGGGTAACGAGCTGGCCGAGGGTATCCGTGCGGATGCCGACCGTCAGCGCCGTGTACTGTTGGCAGAGGCCTATCGCGAGTCTGAAGAGGCTCGTGGTGATGGTGATGCTCAAGCCGCGGCGATCTACGCCAAGGCTTACGGCCAGGACCAGGAGTTCTACGCGTTCTACCGTAGCCTGCGCGCCTACCGTGAAAGCTTCGCGAACAAGACCGACGTGCTGGTGCTGGACCCAAGCAGCGATTTCTTCCGCTAC